From Streptomyces sp. NBC_01754, a single genomic window includes:
- the mshB gene encoding N-acetyl-1-D-myo-inositol-2-amino-2-deoxy-alpha-D-glucopyranoside deacetylase: MKDLPARRLLLVHAHPDDESINNGATMARYAAEGAHVTLVTCTRGEEGEIIPPDLAHLAADRDDTLGTHRVGELAAAMTELGVTDHRFLGGPGRFRDSGMMGTEQNHRPGAFWDADLDEAAGHLVEVIRAVRPQVLVTYDPDGGYGHPDHIQAHRVAMRAAELAADPAYGAPHTIAKIYWNRVPRTVAEDAFARLRESAPDAFGGIAAVDDVPGVVDDGRITAEIDGSAHAAAKTAAMRAHATQIAVDGPFFALSNDLGQPVFTTEYYELVRGAAGGDDGAKEHDLFAGVPDVAAAPGART; this comes from the coding sequence ATGAAGGACCTTCCCGCCCGCCGTCTGCTCCTGGTGCACGCACACCCAGACGACGAGTCGATCAACAACGGCGCCACCATGGCCAGGTACGCGGCCGAGGGCGCCCACGTCACCCTGGTGACGTGCACACGCGGCGAAGAGGGCGAGATCATCCCGCCGGATCTGGCCCACCTCGCCGCCGACCGGGACGACACCCTCGGCACCCACCGCGTCGGTGAACTCGCCGCCGCGATGACGGAGCTGGGGGTCACCGACCACCGGTTCCTGGGCGGCCCGGGGCGGTTCAGGGACTCCGGGATGATGGGCACCGAGCAGAACCACCGGCCCGGTGCCTTCTGGGACGCCGACCTGGACGAGGCGGCCGGGCACCTGGTGGAGGTCATCCGCGCGGTGCGCCCGCAGGTCCTCGTCACCTACGACCCGGACGGGGGCTACGGCCACCCGGACCACATCCAGGCGCACCGGGTCGCGATGCGCGCCGCCGAGCTGGCCGCCGACCCCGCGTACGGCGCCCCGCACACGATCGCGAAGATCTACTGGAACCGGGTGCCCCGGACCGTGGCCGAGGACGCATTCGCCCGGCTGCGGGAGAGCGCCCCGGACGCCTTCGGGGGCATCGCCGCCGTCGACGACGTCCCCGGTGTGGTGGACGACGGCCGGATCACCGCGGAGATCGACGGTTCGGCCCACGCCGCGGCGAAGACCGCGGCCATGCGGGCGCACGCCACCCAGATCGCGGTGGACGGCCCGTTCTTCGCCCTTTCGAACGATCTCGGGCAGCCCGTCTTCACCACCGAGTACTACGAGTTGGTACGAGGGGCCGCGGGCGGGGACGATGGCGCCAAGGAGCACGACCTCTTCGCGGGCGTGCCGGACGTGGCGGCCGCACCGGGAGCACGGACATGA
- a CDS encoding DUF6113 family protein: MSSRQRASSRAPRSNAPPRAPERLGPAARPNPARIAVYTGLLVLGAAVGLAGTLVQAAVFPGGLILALVASGGLFHGGRVLTGTQLGALVPAVGWFAVVVLLLGGRPEGDYAFGDEIGLALFMLGTMAVAVMCATMSRPSVPANESRPSGT; encoded by the coding sequence ATGAGCAGCAGACAGCGCGCCTCGTCGCGGGCGCCGCGTAGCAACGCCCCGCCCAGGGCCCCGGAGCGCCTCGGGCCCGCCGCCCGGCCGAACCCCGCCAGGATCGCCGTGTACACCGGCCTCCTGGTCCTGGGCGCGGCCGTCGGGCTCGCCGGCACGCTGGTGCAGGCGGCCGTGTTCCCCGGTGGGTTGATCCTCGCGCTGGTGGCGTCGGGAGGGCTGTTCCACGGCGGCAGGGTGCTCACCGGCACCCAGCTCGGCGCGCTGGTACCGGCGGTGGGCTGGTTCGCCGTGGTGGTCCTGCTGCTCGGCGGGCGTCCCGAGGGCGACTACGCCTTCGGTGACGAGATCGGCCTGGCGCTCTTCATGCTCGGCACGATGGCCGTCGCTGTGATGTGTGCCACCATGTCGCGTCCGTCTGTTCCGGCCAACGAGAGCCGTCCATCCGGCACGTGA